Within the Photobacterium swingsii genome, the region AAGGTTTGCGATAAGCATACCGAACTGTGTACCCCAGTCACCGATGTGGTTAGCACGAGTAACATTGTGGCCTAGGAATTCAAGTGTACGAACAACAGCATCACCGATGATTGTTGAACGTAGGTGACCAACGTGCATTTCTTTTGCTACGTTTGGTGCAGAGTAGTCAACAACAATGTTTTGCTGTGCTTCAAGTGCAACGCCAATGCGGTCATCTTTTAGTGCTTCTTCTGCACGCTCAGCAAGCCATGTTTTGCTTAGGAAAATGTTGATGAAACCTGGGCCAGCAATTTCAACTTTCTCAGCGATGCCATCTAGCTCTAACACATCAATTACTTTTTGTGCGAATTCGCGTGGGTTAGTACCCAGTTTTTTCGCAACACCCATAACACCGTTAGCTTGGTAGTCACCAAATTGTGCTTTCGCTGATTGGCGAACGGCTGCTGGGCTTCCAGCTGGTGCGCCAGCGGCTTCAAGAGCCTGAGAAACCTTGTCATTAATTAGTGCTTGAATGTTCACGCGCTTATCCTTCAAATCGTTTGGACGCCAGATACCGATAATCTAGCGTTGCAAGAACGTCACTGTGCTCGAGATCATAAACCGTCAAAAATAGTCACGACACCGAATACAAAGGGTTAATATCCCTAGGGAATTGGCTTGCGTGAGTATTTTTGACGGGCTAGTGTTGCTTTCAGAAAAGAAAGTCTGCGAACACAGATTCTTAATACCCTAATAATACCCACAAATTGAGGTGTTTTGGCAACCCATAAAGTGTATTGTTTGCGATTTTTTTTTCGCTTTGAGCGCAGGGTGAAAATTATGCACCAAGTAAGACAGAATAAGGTCTGTAGCGGTAAAGGTTATCCTTTCGTCTATCGTTAAAACATGGATAATTATGCGCTTGCTAATAAATATAAAAACAACGGGAGAAAAAACATGCAAAAGCTCTTTGATGCGGGGTTGCACCCTGAGCAAATGTTGGCACAGCTGCCTGCGTTCATGCGCAAGATTTCGGATTTATCGTTGGCTTTAGGCATCGATTTGTCACCGTATCAAGCTGACCATATTGCGTTGCGTGTTAACGATGCGGAACTGGCGAAAGCATTGCATCAAGCTTGGCTAGCTTACGGCGAAGAATGGTCTAATAACGAAATTAATGGTCGCCCTATTGTCGTTATTGGCTTTGCTAAGCCATTAGAGGTTGCAGGCTGGACAATTGAAGCGCTTGAATTGCCTTATCCAAGTGACAAAGTTTATCCACAGCAGGGGTGGGAGCACGTTGAATTCGTTATTCCGTCGAGTGTGTCGACAACGGATGAATTAAAAGCATCGTTAGATCAGCAATTACCATCATTGGCTTGGGATGCATTAACGGAACAGGGCATTAAGGTGAAAGCGAGCTCGCCATCAGGTGAGCACGAGCGTTTAGCTAACCCTACCTATGCATTTAAGCAAGGTAATATCTGTATTAAGCTTCACCCTTGTAGTTTAAAAGCGGTTATTGACAGTGAGTCTGAATAATCGCTAGTACAGATAAGAAAGGCGTACAGAGCAGTACGCCTTTTGTGTATTTGCAGCCAATGTTGTTTAGCGGGGATGCTTTATAAGGGGCTGTTACAGAATGACAGTTCGATTTCCCAGAACAAAGACCCGATCGTCTAGTACTAACCCTAACGCCTTACTTAATACTGATTTTTCAACGTCACGACCTGAGCGTGCCATGTCATCGGCACTGAAATTGTGATCAACAGGGATGACATTTTGGGTAATGATAGGCCCTTCATCGAGATCGTTTGTCACAAAGTGAGCCGTTGCCCCAATAATTTTCACACCTCGTTCATACGCTTGTAAGTAGGGTTTGGCACCAATAAAAGCAGGTAAAAAACTGTGATGGATATTGATGATTTTATGGGGGAGGGCTGCTACGAAATCTGGTGTGAGAATACGCATGTATTTTGCGAGTACAACGTAATCGGGCTGGTATTGATTAATCACCTTCAAAAGTGCGGTTTCGTGTTCTTCTCGGCTGATACCTTCGTGGCTAATGTAATGAAACGGAATATCAAATTTCTCCGTTAGCCCCTGTAAGCTGTCGTAATTACTAACCACGGCGGTAATGTCCACATCCAAACTGCCATCGAAGGCTTTTACTAAGATATCGCCCAAGCAATGTGCCTCTTTGGTGACCATAATAACGATGCGCTTACGCGCTGAACTGATCAACTGGCGGTGGCTGCCTTGCGGTAGAGCGTGGTCAAGATCGAGTAAGAAGGTCTCATCATTGAATACCCCCTCTAATTCTGTGCGCATAAAGAACTGGCGATTTGGGTTATCAACAAATTCATTATTGTGAATAATATTCAGTTGATGCTTGTAACAAATATTGGTGATTTTCGATATTAGGCCGACAGCATCTGGGCAGTCGGTGAGTAACGTCTTCTTTTCCATTGTCTTCCTTGAATATTTATTTTAATAATCCTCTCTCTTTATTACTCGCTATTGTGTGTATGGTCAAAGGCTTTCCACTTCTATCGTATCGTGCTGAAACCCTATTTGCGTAATTAATCGTGGTCGCATGCGGTGAATATTGGCATAATGGCGCGTTATCTACTGTATAAATAACCAATACTATGATTGAGAAGTTTTTTGCTGCAGGCGGCGCGTTAGACAAGGCGATCCCTGGTTTTCAGGCACGCCAACCTCAAATTGATATGGCAAAAGCGGTCGACAGTGCTATCAATGAGCAAACTCAGCTAGTGGTCGAAGCTGGAACGGGCACAGGTAAAACATTTGCCTATGTGGTTCCAGCTCTAGTCCGAGGCAAAAAAACCATCATAAGTACAGGCTCTAAGAACTTACAGGAACAGCTTTTTCACCGTGATTTGCCGCTTATGGCCGACGCGTTAGGGTTTACTGGGCGTGTTTCTTTACTGAAAGGGCGAAGCAACTACCTTTGCCATGATCGCCTAAGCCGCCAGATCACCGAAAGCCATGGTCAGTATGCGGATCCTACCTTGCTTACCCAGCTTGTGAAGATTCGCACTTGGTCATCTGCCACAAAAACCGGCGACTTAGGTGAATGTGAAACCATTGCCGAAGATAGCCCGGTGATCCCTATGATCACTTCTAATAACGATAACTGCTTAGGACGAGAGTGTCCTTCATACGATGATTGCTTCGTAGTAAGAGCTCGCCGTAAAGCCATGGAAGCTGATGTCGTGGTGGTGAACCATCACTTATTCCTTGCTGATTTAGCGATTAAAGAAACGGGCTTTGGTGAACTGATCCCTGAAGCGGAAGTGTTCATTTTTGATGAAGCCCACCAAATGCCTGACATTGCCAGCCAGTATTTTGGTCAGAGTTTATCGAGCCGTCAGCTGCAAGAACTCGCCAAAGATATTGAAATTGGTTATCGCACAGAAGCTAAAGACATGCGTCAATTGCAAAAAATGGCGGATCGTTTATCTCAGGCGGCAGCGGAAATGCGCATTGTGCTTGGGGAACCCGGTTTCCGTGGTAACTGGCGTGATGCGTCAAGTAACCCCGCAATTCAACGTGAATTAGTTCGCTTGAGTGATGCATTAGAGCTGGCGCATGAAGTGTTAAAGTTGGCGTTAGGGCGAAGCCAATTATTGGATGCCGCCTTTGAGCGAGCAACGTTGTTAAAAGCACGGTTAGAGCGTTTGGCCGATACCTCGATCACGGGTTATTCCTATTGGTATGAGTGTACCCCGCGTCATTTTAGTTTGAATATTACACCGCTATCGGTTGCTGATAAGTTTCGTGAGCAAATGCAGCAACAGCAAGGGGCGTGGATTTTCACTTCTGCGACTCTAGCCGTTGATGATGATTTTGGTCACTTTAGCCACCGTTTGGGGCTAGAACCGAAACAGCAATTTTCGTTAGAAAGCCCCTTTGATTATGCATCGCAAGCGTTACTCTGTGTCCCTCGATTCTTACCTGAGCCGAATAGCTTTGGTATTGCCGATAAGCTGGTGGAAATGCTTGCGCCGATTATTGAGCATAACCAAGGGCGTTGTTTCTTTTTATGTACCTCTCACCAAATGGTACGAGACTTAGCGGAAGGCTTTAGAGCAGTATTAGATATTCCCGTTCTTGTTCAGGGAGAAACGACCAAGCAGCGCTTATTAGCGGAATACTTGGAGCGAGGGAACGCGTTATTGGTCGCTACAGGCGCATTTTGGGAGGGAATTGATGTTAGAGGGCAAGCCCTTAGCTGTGTTATTATCGACAAATTGCCTTTTACTGCACCGGATGATCCGTTGCTAAAAGCGCGTATTGAAGATTGCCGTTTACGTGGCGGCGATCCTTTTGCGCAGGTCCAAATTCCTGATGCTGTTATCACCTTGAAACAAGGGGTGGGGCGCCTAATCCGCGATAAGAAGGATAAGGGGGTCTTAGTTATTTGTGACAACCGATTAGTTACCCGCCCGTATGGCGCGGTATTTTTACGAAGTCTACCGTCAATCCCGCGTACGCGCGATGTGGCTGGCGTTGGGCAGTTCCTGAGTGCAATCAACGATCTTGATTGTACCGAAGTTAAGTAATTTAGCATTCAGAGGCTTGAATGAGCACCAAAATCCTAGCGGTTGATACCGCAACCGAGAACTGTTCTGTTGCCCTTATGGTGGGTGATGAGGTGATTTCACGTTGTGAATATGCACCGCGTGAGCACACCACAAAAATCTTACCTATGGTTGACGAAGTGTTAGCTGAAGGTGGCGTTACGCTTAAGCAGCTTGATGCCCTCGCATTTGGCCGTGGCCCTGGTAGTTTTACTGGCGTACGTATCGGTATTGGTATCGCCCAAGGGTTAGCGTTTGGCGCAGATTTACCTATGGTCGGTGTCTCGACATTGGCTGCAATGGCGCAAGGCACTTACCGTACTCATCAAGCTGAGCGTGTACTGACTGCCATTGACGCGCGTATGGGTGAATTGTACTGGGGGCAATATGCTCGCCAAGCGAATGGTGACTGGTTGGTACAAGGCAATGAGCTGGTGATTGCTCCGGCTGATTTATTGGCTAACTTTGAGTCTCAAAAAGGCACGTGGTTAACGGCAGGTACAGGTTGGGCGGAATATGCTGAACCTCTAGCGCAGTTAGATGTCGAAACTGAACAAGGCACAATCTTGTATCCTGACTCTCAAGATATGGTTGTGTTGGCGAATTTTGCCTTTGCACGTGGTGAAGCTGTGGAAGCGGAACATGCGAGCCCAGTGTATCTTCGTGATAAAGTAACGTGGAAAAAACTACCGGGTCGTGAGTAATCACGACTAGCAAGCGAGGGATAACTCTACAGCTATGGTTTCTATTCATCGTTTACCGCCATCGATAAACCCGCAGCAGAAGCCGCGGGTTTCAAAAACACCTACCTCACAGCCAGCAACTGAACCAACGGCAGTATCCAAAGCCGTCGCCAAAGGTGTGGCACCATCGGTCTCATCTGCTGAGCAGTCAGCGTTGATCCAAGAAGCGCATAGCCACATCCAATATGACCAGCCTGATGGCAAACACCGTGATGCAGTGTCATCGTATTTGAATGTCATGCATCAAAATAAACGCGATGAGCTTTCAGCCATGATAGGCGTCGACATCTATGCCTAATTTAGCCTAAAGCCAAGTAATCGTTTGCTTAAATTTAGGTGTTGTAATGATGAGCGTATAATGAACAATTGTTATGGAGAAACGCATGTTTAAAAAGCTATTTCTTGGGGGAGTCTTGTTCTTTATGGTAGGCTGCGCGAGCTTGCCTGAGACATTAAAAACGCAAACTGAAGATCCTATTATGGATCTTGTGAGCATCATAGATGATCCTGAGGGTGCACAAGGGCAAGAGGTTCGTTTAGGCGGTATTATTGCCTCGATAACCAATGAAAAAGAACGCACGCGTTTAGAAATAGCGAGTTTACCTTTGACCTCTGATGGTCGCCCACGAATAGACTCAAAGCCTGTTGGACGCTTCGTTGCTTATGTACCTGGCTTTCTTGAGCCATTGGAATATGCCCCTGATCGTTTAGTGACGGTTGTTGGTCGCTTGACGGGTAAGGAAGAGGGAAAAGTCGGCGAGCATGAATATGTGTTTCCTGTTGTAGATGCAACGGGTAATCAAATTTGGCGAGTAAAACAAGAAATCCGTATGGATGATTTTGATTCGTACCATAGCTGCTTTGGTTCACGTTGTTCGTACTTTGGTTTTGGGACCACGCGTGGTGAGGTATATCACCGTGTAACCAAATAGCATTGAAGCTGTTTGATTCGAGAAAGATAATGAAAGAAACGGCTTTTCAGCTTGCAGAGCGTCAGCTCGCAGCCCTAACAGTGGCTAAGACGGATGCTGAAAAGCCGATAATGTTAATGCTTCATGGTTGGCAAGATAATGCCGCCAGCTTTAGCCACCTATTTCCGCAGTTGCAAGACCACTATCGCCTCTATGCGCTAGATTGGCCGGGACACGGTTATTCAGAGCGAAGAGATGCCGATAACTATTATCACTTCTTTGATTATGTCGATGATTTACACCAAGTTGTATTGCAGTTAAATACCAATAAGGTGTACGTGGTCGGGCATTCATTAGGCGCGTTAGTGGCTTCTACTTATGCTGCCGCTTTTCCTGAGAACGTTTTAGGTCTAGTGCTTATTGAAGGTTTATCACCTTTATATGAAGCACCTGAGAATACAGCGCAACGGTTACGTCAAGGGATCTTAAGTCGTCAGCGTTATCGTCAACGAAGCCAACGTAAACCACGTCGTAAAATGGTGTCATTTGAGCAAGCGTTGATGTTGCGTTGTCAGGTTAATCAACTGGATGAGGCGTTATTACGGCCTATCGTTAAGCGCGGGGTAGAGTACATAGAGGGTGGATACTATTGGCGGCACGATGAGCGCTTGCGGTGTGATTCTTTATACCGAATAGCACAAGAGCATGCACAAGCAACTATGTCGGCGATAGCGTGTCCGGTTTTGTCTATTGTGGGTGAGCACGGTTTTCCGCGCCTACAACAGAGAGCACCGGAATTAGGTTGGGTGAAAAATATTCAACAACAGCGAGTGGAAGGGGGGCATCATTGTCACCTTGAAAGTCCACAAGCGGTTTGTGATTCAATAGTGGCGTTTACGTCAAAAATTGACATTCAGTCCTAATCAGTAAGTGTTAATTATATGTTAGTTATGCTGTAATGTGATTATAAAGCATTGTTTGAATTATACTTATGCCCGTAGTTCTATGGTCATGATGTTGTTCTGGAAGAATAACTCAGCGTCGAATCCTACTTTGTCATCAGCGTGCTGGAGATAGAATCTAGGGATGAACGACGAGTCAATTACCTCACACCATGAACAGAGCCGTGTGGAATAGATAGTTTCTTTAACAGCAAATTCAATAGGCATCATCGCCAAGAAACAGGAGAGTGCAAGTGGATAAGGTTTGGCTTAACCGCTATCCGGAAGACGTACCGGCAGAAATTACCCCGGATCAATACCCATCGTTAGTTGAGATGTTTGAACAATCTGTTCAAAAGTATGCTGATCAAACAGCATTCATCAACATGGGCCAGGTGATGACCTTCCGTAAACTGGAAGAACGTAGCCGTGCGTTTGCCGCATATTTACAAAATGAGCTAAAGCTTAAAAAAGGCGATCGTGTTGCCGTGATGATGCCTAACTTGTTGCAATACCCTATTGCGCTGTTTGGTATTTTACGTGCGGGTTGTGTTGTGGTGAATGTTAACCCACTTTATACCCCACGTGAACTTGAGCATCAGTTGAACGATTCAGGTGCGAAGAGCATTGTTATTGTCTCTAACTTCGCTCATACGCTTGAAAGTGTAGTGAAAAATACGGGTGTTAAACACGTTATTTTGACGCGTCTTGGTGACCAGCTTTCACGCCCTAAAGGGACTTTGGTAAACTTTGTTGTTAAATACATCAAAAAGATGGTGCCAAAATACGATTTACCACATGCGATTTCATTACGCTCGGCACTGAGCAAAGGTCGTCGTATGCAGTATGTGAAGCCGTTCATGTCAGGTGATGATATTGCCTTTCTGCAGTACACAGGTGGTACGACGGGTGTGGCGAAAGGTGCAATGTTAACGCATCGTAATATGCTCGCGAACGTGATGCAGGCGAAAGCCGCATACGGTCCAGTATTAACGGAAGGCCGTGAGCTTATCGTTACGGCTTTACCGCTATACCATGTGTTTGCACTAACAGTTAACTGCTTATTGTTTATTGAGATGGGCGGTCAAAGTTTATTAATCACCAACCCGCGTGATATTCCTACTTTTGTTAAAGAGCTGCAGCGTTACTCATTTACTGCCATTACAGGTGTAAACACACTTTTCAACGCGCTACTTAACCATGCTGATTTCAGTAAACTGGATTTCAGTAACCTTCGCCTGTCAGTGGGTGGCGGTATGGCTGTGCAGCGTGCGGTTGCTGAAAAATGGAAAGCAACGACAGGTAATTACTTGCTTGAAGGCTATGGTCTGACGGAGTGTTCTCCTCTTGTGGCGGCATACCCATACGATCTGGTTGATTACAACGGCTCTATTGGTCTGCCTGTGCCATCAACGGAAGTCCGTCTTATTGATGACGAAGGAAATGTTGTGGGTAATGATCAAGTGGGTGAACTACAGGTTCGTGGTCCACAGGTGATGAAAGGTTACTGGCAACGTCCTGAAGACACACGTGATATTCTGTCTGAAGATGGCTGGTTATCAACGGGTGATATCGTGCGTTTTGATGACGACGGCTTTTTGCATATTGTCGATCGCAAAAAAGACATGATCTTGGTATCTGGCTTTAATGTTTATCCGAATGAAATCGAAGATGTTGTTGCCTTGCACGGTAAAGTCCTTGAAGTTGCAGCGATCGGTATGCCACATGAGGTTTCGGGTGAAGTTGTGAAGGTTTGTGTTGTTAAGCGTGATTCAACATTAACGCGTGATGATCTACTCGCACACTGTCGTGAACATCTAACGGGCTACAAAATTCCTAAAATTGTAGAATTCCGTGATGAATTGCCAAAGACCAATGTGGGTAAAATCTTGCGCCGTGCATTGCGCGAAGAGCAAGATAAAAAACTGAAGCAAGAAGCGTAAGTTAGCCTTAGGTATTTCGATGGCTTTCGCCTTTGAAGACTATAATGGGTTACAATACGTAAAAGTATTAAAGTGCTGGCTGTTGC harbors:
- the purU gene encoding formyltetrahydrofolate deformylase, giving the protein MEKKTLLTDCPDAVGLISKITNICYKHQLNIIHNNEFVDNPNRQFFMRTELEGVFNDETFLLDLDHALPQGSHRQLISSARKRIVIMVTKEAHCLGDILVKAFDGSLDVDITAVVSNYDSLQGLTEKFDIPFHYISHEGISREEHETALLKVINQYQPDYVVLAKYMRILTPDFVAALPHKIINIHHSFLPAFIGAKPYLQAYERGVKIIGATAHFVTNDLDEGPIITQNVIPVDHNFSADDMARSGRDVEKSVLSKALGLVLDDRVFVLGNRTVIL
- a CDS encoding VOC family protein, with the translated sequence MQKLFDAGLHPEQMLAQLPAFMRKISDLSLALGIDLSPYQADHIALRVNDAELAKALHQAWLAYGEEWSNNEINGRPIVVIGFAKPLEVAGWTIEALELPYPSDKVYPQQGWEHVEFVIPSSVSTTDELKASLDQQLPSLAWDALTEQGIKVKASSPSGEHERLANPTYAFKQGNICIKLHPCSLKAVIDSESE
- the tsaB gene encoding tRNA (adenosine(37)-N6)-threonylcarbamoyltransferase complex dimerization subunit type 1 TsaB; the encoded protein is MSTKILAVDTATENCSVALMVGDEVISRCEYAPREHTTKILPMVDEVLAEGGVTLKQLDALAFGRGPGSFTGVRIGIGIAQGLAFGADLPMVGVSTLAAMAQGTYRTHQAERVLTAIDARMGELYWGQYARQANGDWLVQGNELVIAPADLLANFESQKGTWLTAGTGWAEYAEPLAQLDVETEQGTILYPDSQDMVVLANFAFARGEAVEAEHASPVYLRDKVTWKKLPGRE
- a CDS encoding alpha/beta fold hydrolase, with amino-acid sequence MKETAFQLAERQLAALTVAKTDAEKPIMLMLHGWQDNAASFSHLFPQLQDHYRLYALDWPGHGYSERRDADNYYHFFDYVDDLHQVVLQLNTNKVYVVGHSLGALVASTYAAAFPENVLGLVLIEGLSPLYEAPENTAQRLRQGILSRQRYRQRSQRKPRRKMVSFEQALMLRCQVNQLDEALLRPIVKRGVEYIEGGYYWRHDERLRCDSLYRIAQEHAQATMSAIACPVLSIVGEHGFPRLQQRAPELGWVKNIQQQRVEGGHHCHLESPQAVCDSIVAFTSKIDIQS
- a CDS encoding Slp family lipoprotein, producing the protein MFKKLFLGGVLFFMVGCASLPETLKTQTEDPIMDLVSIIDDPEGAQGQEVRLGGIIASITNEKERTRLEIASLPLTSDGRPRIDSKPVGRFVAYVPGFLEPLEYAPDRLVTVVGRLTGKEEGKVGEHEYVFPVVDATGNQIWRVKQEIRMDDFDSYHSCFGSRCSYFGFGTTRGEVYHRVTK
- a CDS encoding ATP-dependent DNA helicase gives rise to the protein MIEKFFAAGGALDKAIPGFQARQPQIDMAKAVDSAINEQTQLVVEAGTGTGKTFAYVVPALVRGKKTIISTGSKNLQEQLFHRDLPLMADALGFTGRVSLLKGRSNYLCHDRLSRQITESHGQYADPTLLTQLVKIRTWSSATKTGDLGECETIAEDSPVIPMITSNNDNCLGRECPSYDDCFVVRARRKAMEADVVVVNHHLFLADLAIKETGFGELIPEAEVFIFDEAHQMPDIASQYFGQSLSSRQLQELAKDIEIGYRTEAKDMRQLQKMADRLSQAAAEMRIVLGEPGFRGNWRDASSNPAIQRELVRLSDALELAHEVLKLALGRSQLLDAAFERATLLKARLERLADTSITGYSYWYECTPRHFSLNITPLSVADKFREQMQQQQGAWIFTSATLAVDDDFGHFSHRLGLEPKQQFSLESPFDYASQALLCVPRFLPEPNSFGIADKLVEMLAPIIEHNQGRCFFLCTSHQMVRDLAEGFRAVLDIPVLVQGETTKQRLLAEYLERGNALLVATGAFWEGIDVRGQALSCVIIDKLPFTAPDDPLLKARIEDCRLRGGDPFAQVQIPDAVITLKQGVGRLIRDKKDKGVLVICDNRLVTRPYGAVFLRSLPSIPRTRDVAGVGQFLSAINDLDCTEVK
- the fadD gene encoding long-chain-fatty-acid--CoA ligase FadD, with translation MDKVWLNRYPEDVPAEITPDQYPSLVEMFEQSVQKYADQTAFINMGQVMTFRKLEERSRAFAAYLQNELKLKKGDRVAVMMPNLLQYPIALFGILRAGCVVVNVNPLYTPRELEHQLNDSGAKSIVIVSNFAHTLESVVKNTGVKHVILTRLGDQLSRPKGTLVNFVVKYIKKMVPKYDLPHAISLRSALSKGRRMQYVKPFMSGDDIAFLQYTGGTTGVAKGAMLTHRNMLANVMQAKAAYGPVLTEGRELIVTALPLYHVFALTVNCLLFIEMGGQSLLITNPRDIPTFVKELQRYSFTAITGVNTLFNALLNHADFSKLDFSNLRLSVGGGMAVQRAVAEKWKATTGNYLLEGYGLTECSPLVAAYPYDLVDYNGSIGLPVPSTEVRLIDDEGNVVGNDQVGELQVRGPQVMKGYWQRPEDTRDILSEDGWLSTGDIVRFDDDGFLHIVDRKKDMILVSGFNVYPNEIEDVVALHGKVLEVAAIGMPHEVSGEVVKVCVVKRDSTLTRDDLLAHCREHLTGYKIPKIVEFRDELPKTNVGKILRRALREEQDKKLKQEA